The proteins below come from a single Bombyx mori chromosome 19, ASM3026992v2 genomic window:
- the Nol8 gene encoding probable nucleolar protein 8, translating to MSPGTRLFVSNIPENTNEDELRCAFSKFGKVNSLDLKCKSSIEENKTFAFITLSASNYDIESCIKCFTSEEFKGSRLYVTRARESFLERLQRERNEAQRKETEKEQQHETIPNQNPIINLSEKLNPRKRKFESHVVNTYSDTEQQHETIPNQNPIINLSEKLNPRKRKFESHVVNTYSDTEKKRLEAMKQKRQEFKQKQMIIKTGLSAVDKLPNKKVKFSDEDSSILVNDFEDGKTHEKKLGHPPENKNFLFDDEDDDDADGQEHINFEIKKQFEGKRGQMVLDLQSRYKSDKRFTLDERFVDDETIGDKTKDEEVELSQVDEKTKQLNILQNVLGVTLKSIEPEQDSQKPKPKLGMLRFDPLQPSHAKFLMQQAEDVKTEPVNKKKKKKDKLNENQNKQEHLEQSQENKIEVSKETFYKVSETLKETIAQPKTFSLRSLFTKDAEQDEAPQQETEYIPLDVPKKKKGNPLDPGEKNPFIYDSSDSEHEEEVNEKETESLPVPTEAKAVWKENLFFTKQDQRLLDGLKFFNTTGDTEGQKDRRELKSLMKRRIYNKERKNQMFHKKIGGRRKTMKKSYRKQN from the exons ATGTCTCCAGGAACAAGATTATTTGTTAGTAATATTCCCGAAAACACAAATGAAGATGAGTTACGATGTGCATTTTCTAAATTTGGTAAAGTGAACAGTTTAGATTTAAAGTGCAAAAGCTCTATAGAAGAGAACAAAACTTTCGCTTTTATAACTCTAAGTGCTTCAAACTACGATATTGAGtcat gtaTAAAATGTTTTACATCTGAGGAGTTTAAGGGCAGCAGATTGTATGTAACTAGAGCTCGTGAAAGTTTTCTTGAAAGACTACAAAGAGAAAGGAATGAAGCACAAAGAAAGGAAACAGAAAAG gaaCAGCAGCATGAGACTATACCCAACCAAAATCCAATCATTAATTTGAGTGAAAAATTGAATCCAAGAAAGAGAAAATTTGAAAGTCATGTAGTCAACACATACTCGGATACA gaaCAGCAGCATGAGACTATACCCAACCAAAATCCAATCATTAATTTGAGTGAAAAATTGAATCCAAGAAAGAGAAAATTTGAAAGTCATGTAGTCAACACATACTCGGATACA gAAAAGAAGCGGTTGGAAGCCATGAAGCAGAAAAGGCAAGagtttaagcaaaaacaaaTGATAATCAAAACTGGGCTTTCTGCAGTG GATAAACTACCAAACAAAAAAGTGAAATTTTCCGATGAAGATAGTTCTATTTTGGTTAATGATTTTGAAGATGGAAAAACGCATGAAAAAAAGTTGGGACACCcacctgaaaataaaaattttttgtttgatgATGAAGACGATGATGATGCTGATGGTCAGGAGCATATcaactttgaaataaaaaaacagtttgaaGGAAAAAGAGGACAAATG GTTCTGGATCTACAATCAAGATACAAATCAGATAAACGTTTCACATTAGATGAGAGATTTGTTGATGACGAAACAATTGGTGACAAAACTAAAGATGAAGAAGTGGAATTATCACAAGTTGACGAGAAAACAAAGCAGTTGAACATTTTACAAAATGTCCTTGGTGTTACTCTTAAAAGTATAGAACCTGAACAAGATAGTCAGAAACCAAA GCCAAAATTAGGAATGTTGAGATTTGATCCTCTTCAACCAAGTCATGCAAAATTTTTAATGCAGCAAGCCGAAGATGTAAAAACTGAAccagtgaataaaaaaaaaaagaaaaaggacaAGCTGAATGAGAATCAAAATAAACAAGAACATTTAGAACAATCACAAGAGAACAAGATAGAAGTGTCCAAGGAAACCTTCTATAAAGTTAGCGAAACACTGAAAGAGACTATTGCACAACCTAAAACATTTAGCTTGAGAAGTTTGTTCACTAAAGATGCAGAACAAGATGAAG CACCTCAACAAGAAACAGAATATATACCACTTGATGTTCCAAAGAAGAAAAAAGGGAATCCTTTAGACCCTGGAGAAAAGAATCCATTTATTTATGATTCATCAGATTCGGAACACGAAGAAGAGGTGAACGAGAAGGAAACTGAGTCATTGCCTGTGCCCACAGAAGCTAAAGCTGTTTGGAAAGAAAATCTATTCTTCACAAAGCAAGATCAACGACTGCTAG ATGGTTTGAAATTCTTTAATACAACTGGAGACACAGAAGGTCAAAAAGATAGAAGAGAGCTTAAATCATTGATGAAGAGACGAATTTACAACAAAGAGAGGAAAAATCAAATGTTCCACAAAAAAATTGGTGGTAGAAGAAAAACTATGAAGAAATCCTATAGGAAACAAAACTAG
- the LOC101745797 gene encoding myb-like protein D has protein sequence MSDTDSDSVALSNNVYTFQNRNTTVCAKGPDISNMTSLSLRNKMMTSMQISRNFDQYRYTESAYDHRNMYSHRETSPVSMRSEMLPRNFNRPFYHRAMSSQRSLLNGRSGSPMSMSVASCASVSAADIAMAFKNGEFSKSDLKVITEAYKKYMKRRIRKKFEKRRHLRLFLKGTRKGSGGESGEQGSDSSLSNDECSSMRNCFYKENLSSCRSTKTDVTHIKKTIEEGNIYKDCSANFKQKTFRNMFTVDPITLAANRNKSMQAPLLQKDRFKNGFLLPSQRFNNSLASATIPECSGKKSQNNVNYPKSIVRSHMNPVNNISQTTDSEHEEIFSRTVKETVVQKQTNRKRNLMTETVQTPNKKRCKNSPVKKIDGEIFTKVSETNSKTDDFNFAKPIFPVRKSANTLKEKVIAKSAPTSEINSLPVNELCDAGSPERTQERVQDKLNDTAQTCFSDISSKPSFIKRKLFTQKFDVPDSNKNNSDNSINSPQNDYDTIQKEKNKIRKLVTSQSCLNTDMLGDDNNFLDLIHKIVPADKMNLTSQTNRTKLQNKRSINEPQDKWDVTSVISACNNESVSDTFTDEEIFLEGPNKNKTIKIDKSTNTLAAKNKNNESNKTKNTQNNKENRANTKKKCIDKCNLKTCKVVLENVRPPAKELLQKPTGNYLNKTEINKNGFPDTINSNIKSCVKSFWDTDIESDVESFMVPKKTTYYASIDKLATPNRTNNITNVHGNDKENSTPTPEVNMTIQNNTKMNMQKLNIKNFRIRSHREPTSKKNLDSKETNSSSRKKEPTKQQKQKPQTDLKASILIAENNLNTTNKSNIKVKRGCPTPPKNTAKRVKTSSGENDISSKRVTRKAITPKNAVKTTKINRNKRVTPQKTSKSPKAEKLKKEVILSRKNINLKNEAIEMKNSKSKKNSIQEPVKVSNTQILKKDSMSKVDVSFQVKNKLRNNKVNIEIVPVKHDRSLRSRSNLSNSSPIIKNNNRTRRQINNNNNRHKI, from the exons ATGAGTGATACTGACAGTGATAGCGTAGCATTATCAAACAATGTTTATACTTTTCAAAACAGAAACACG ACGGTCTGCGCAAAAGGACCTGATATTTCAAACATGACGAGCTTAAGTTTACGCAATAAAATGATGACATCAATGCAAATATCTAGAAATTTTGATCAATATCGATATACCGAGTCTGCTTATGATCACAGGAATATGTACTCTCACAGAGAAACCTCACCCGTTTCAATGAGAAGTGAAATGTTACCAAGAAACTTTAATCGCCCCTTCTATCATCGTGCTATGAGCTCTCAACGATCTTTGCTTAATGGAAGAAGTGGAAGCCCTATGTCTATGAGTGTAGCATCTTGTGCAAGTGTAAGTGCTGCAGACATAGCAATGGCTTTTAAAAATGGAGAATTTTCAAAAAGTGATCTAAAGGTGATAACAGAggcttacaaaaaatatatgaaaagacGCATCAGAAAAAAGTTTGAGAAAAGGCGCCATTTAAGATTATTTCTTAAAGGTACCAGAAAGGGATCAGGCGGTGAATCTGGAGAGCAAGGTAGTGACTCTTCTTTAAGTAATGATGAATGTAGTTCCATGAGAAACTGTTTCTATAAGGAAAATTTATCAAGTTGTAGATCAACTAAAACAGATGTTACTCATATAAAGAAAACTATTGAGGAGGGCAACATTTACAAAGATTGTTCAGCAAATTTTAAACAGAAAACTTTTAGAAATATGTTTACTGTTGACCCTATAACACTAGCTGCTAACAGAAATAAATCTATGCAAGCTCCTTTATTACAAAAGGATCGTTTCAAAAATGGGTTCCTATTACCCTCTCAAAGATTTAACAATTCTCTAGCATCAGCAACAATACCGGAATGCTCAGGCAAAAAGAGTCAAAACAATGTAAATTATCCAAAATCTATTGTAAGGAGCCATATGAACCCAGTTAATAATATTAGCCAAACAACAGATAGTGAACATGAAGAAATTTTTTCAAGAACAGTAAAGGAGACTGTGGTTCAAAAACAAACTAACAGAAAAAGGAATTTAATGACAGAAACTGTTCAAACTCCAAATAAAAAGAGATGTAAGAATTCTCCTGTAAAAAAGATCGATGGTGAGATTTTCACAAAGGTGTCTGAAACAAACAGTAAAACAGACGATTTTAATTTTGCCAAACCTATATTTCCAGTTAGAAAATCAGCTAATACTTTAAAAGAAAAAGTTATTGCAAAATCAGCACCTACCTCAGAGATTAATTCTTTGCCAGTCAATGAATTGTGTGATGCAGGGTCACCCGAGAGAACTCAAGAAAGAGTTCAAGATAAACTTAATGATACAGCACAGACTTGTTTTAGTGACATATCTAGTAAACCAAGTTTCATTAAACGAAAACTATTTACACAGAAATTTGATGTACctgatagtaataaaaataattctgatAACTCGATTAACAGTCCTCAAAATGATTATGATAcaatacaaaaagaaaagaataaaaTTAGAAAACTAGTTACTTCTCAATCTTGTTTAAATACAGACATGTTGGGTGATGACAATAACTTCTTAGATCTCATACATAAAATCGTTCCTGCTGACAAAATGAATCTTACTTCACAAACAAATAGAACAAAACTACAAAACAAAAGGAGTATAAATGAACCACAAGACAAATGGGATGTTACATCAGTAATATCTGCATGTAACAATGAAAGTGTTAGTGATACTTTCACAGATgaagaaatatttttggaaggtcctaataaaaataaaactataaaaattgatAAAAGTACAAATACCCTTgctgctaaaaataaaaataatgaaagtaataaaactaaaaatactcaaaacaataaagaaaatagaGCAAATACAAAGAAGAAATGTATAGATAAATGTAACCTAAAAACCTGTAAAGTTGTTTTAGAAAATGTTAGACCTCCAGCAAAGGAACTTTTACAGAAGCCGACAgggaattatttaaataaaacagaaataaataagaatG GATTTCCAGATACAATCAACAGTAATATCAAATCATGTGTTAAGTCGTTTTGGGATACAGATATTGAAAGTGATGTAGAGTCTTTCATGGTACCAAAAAAGACCACATATTATGCAAGTATTGATAAGCTAG ccACCCCAAATAgaacaaataatattactaatgtTCATGGAAATGACAAGGAAAATAGTACTCCAACTCCAGAGGTCAACATGACTATTCAAAACAATACTAAGATGAATATGCAAaagcttaatattaaaaattttcgaaTAAGATCACATAGAGAGCCCACATccaaaaaaaatcttgattCCAAAGAAACGAACAGTAGTAGTAGAAAAAAGGAACcaacaaaacaacagaaacagaAACCCCAAACTGATTTGAAGGCGTCTATTTTAATTGCTGAAAATAATCTGAATACTACaaataaatctaatataaaagTAAAACGGGGATGTCCAACGCCTCCAAAAAATACAGCAAAGAGGGTCAAAACAAGTTCAGGAGAAAATGATATTTCATCAAAAAGAGTTACAAGAAAGGCTATAACTCCAAAAAATGCTGTAAAAACCACcaaaattaatagaaataaaagggTCACCCCACAGAAGACCAGTAAAAGCCCCAAAgcagaaaaactaaaaaaagaagTTATACTCTCCAGAAAGAATATAAACCTGAAGAATGAGGCTATAGAAATGAAAAATAGCAAATCAAAAAAGAATAGTATACAGGAGCCAGTCAAAGTTTCTAAcacacaaattttaaaaaaggattCTATGTCAAAGGTTGATGTAAGTTTTCAGGTAAAAAATAAGTTAAGAAATAATAAGGTGAATATAGAAATTGTACCGGTAAAACATGACAGGAGTTTAAGATCAAGAAGTAATTTATCAAATTCAAGcccaatcattaaaaataataataggacaAGGAgacaaatcaataataataataatagacatAAAATTTAA